Proteins from a genomic interval of Arachis hypogaea cultivar Tifrunner chromosome 10, arahy.Tifrunner.gnm2.J5K5, whole genome shotgun sequence:
- the LOC112714762 gene encoding peptide methionine sulfoxide reductase B5 isoform X2, translating into MNTTISHSMGFSVLRATPLCSSDTTKPIFFSSILHSHPTSTTSLFTFPPPSTIIPTPLAASPGLHHHHLKRGGFRGGRFVAMAAPGSLRKSEEEWHAILSPEQFRILRQKGTGEYDKFFGEGVYHCAGCGTPLYRSTTKFNSGCGWPAFYQGLPGAISRHPDPDGMRTEITCSACGGHLGHVFKGEGFPTPTNERHCVNSISLKFAPANTS; encoded by the exons ATGAACACAACAATATCACACAGCATGGGCTTCAGTGTTCTGAGAGCCACACCTCTCTGTTCTTCCGACACCACTAAACCCATCTTCTTCTCCTCCATTCTCCATTCTCATCCCACTTCCACCACCTCCCTCTTCACCTTTCCTCCGCCATCCACCATCATTCCAACTCCACTTGCTGCTTCACCCGGCCTTCATCATCACCACCTGAAGCGTGGCGGTTTCCGCGGCGGTAGGTTCGTGGCCATGGCTGCACCCGGCTCCCTCCGGAAATCAGAGGAAGAATGGCATGCCATCCTCTCCCCCGAGCAGTTTCGGATTCTCAGGCAAAAAG GGACTGGAGAATATGACAAGTTCTTTGGTGAGGGAGTTTACCACTGTGCAGGTTGTGGGACTCCTCTATACAGGTCAACAACAAAATTCAATTCTGGTTGTGGCTGGCCAGCGTTCTATCAGGGTCTTCCCGGAGCCATAAGTCGCCAT CCGGACCCTGATGGAATGAGGACCGAAATAACGTGTAGTGCATGTGGTGGACATCTTGGGCATGTATTCAAAGGTGAAGGATTTCCAACACCTACTAATGAACGCCATTGTGTCAATAGCATCTCACTCAAGTTTGCACCCGCCAACACCAGCTAA
- the LOC112714762 gene encoding peptide methionine sulfoxide reductase B5 isoform X1, with product MNTTISHSMGFSVLRATPLCSSDTTKPIFFSSILHSHPTSTTSLFTFPPPSTIIPTPLAASPGLHHHHLKRGGFRGGRFVAMAAPGSLRKSEEEWHAILSPEQFRILRQKGTEFAGTGEYDKFFGEGVYHCAGCGTPLYRSTTKFNSGCGWPAFYQGLPGAISRHPDPDGMRTEITCSACGGHLGHVFKGEGFPTPTNERHCVNSISLKFAPANTS from the exons ATGAACACAACAATATCACACAGCATGGGCTTCAGTGTTCTGAGAGCCACACCTCTCTGTTCTTCCGACACCACTAAACCCATCTTCTTCTCCTCCATTCTCCATTCTCATCCCACTTCCACCACCTCCCTCTTCACCTTTCCTCCGCCATCCACCATCATTCCAACTCCACTTGCTGCTTCACCCGGCCTTCATCATCACCACCTGAAGCGTGGCGGTTTCCGCGGCGGTAGGTTCGTGGCCATGGCTGCACCCGGCTCCCTCCGGAAATCAGAGGAAGAATGGCATGCCATCCTCTCCCCCGAGCAGTTTCGGATTCTCAGGCAAAAAGGCACCGA GTTTGCAGGGACTGGAGAATATGACAAGTTCTTTGGTGAGGGAGTTTACCACTGTGCAGGTTGTGGGACTCCTCTATACAGGTCAACAACAAAATTCAATTCTGGTTGTGGCTGGCCAGCGTTCTATCAGGGTCTTCCCGGAGCCATAAGTCGCCAT CCGGACCCTGATGGAATGAGGACCGAAATAACGTGTAGTGCATGTGGTGGACATCTTGGGCATGTATTCAAAGGTGAAGGATTTCCAACACCTACTAATGAACGCCATTGTGTCAATAGCATCTCACTCAAGTTTGCACCCGCCAACACCAGCTAA